A region from the Rosa rugosa chromosome 6, drRosRugo1.1, whole genome shotgun sequence genome encodes:
- the LOC133714384 gene encoding uncharacterized protein LOC133714384 isoform X2, whose translation MTDFEPLQQKPESADACGDFETGYEEFMRGHLDECMSFASCSSPRNPDDEDDEGEQLVRRRRRLDLEGDDLAESSAAARRHHSRILTRWAARQAQEMITTIERRNRESELMALAGLHTVSMLDSSFLRESQSPTLRRQGTVERPSTQASAILQMWRELEDEHLLNRARGRVRERLRQQRNVESNTNELTTNRSDSRGSENPGSLVDASESENEYGTWSHDQMGSPNERGDNNASSREQSPDLGEVERERVRQIVRGWMETGITDHSSNVAPRNSSPRAEWLGETERERVRIVREWVQMASQQRGGRGGRREDHVTNGGAQVGIVRDESAADQEESQPEHIRRDMLRLRGRQAIIDLLVRIERERQRELQSLVEHRAVSDFAHRNRIQSLLRGRFLRNERPIEEERPPSIAAGELVQLRQRHTVSGLRSDHTQTIASQDIQQENREQSQPGSEGGDNQFPNQLGNLENDTAVGRLDWQETANQGGNWQEPIAEDERRNWEQTTFDQFNDWREGNAEDIVGNWQESSVNNWPQGTARNADEETGHQQEAQGTWRENSSREAVENWSERPSGPVRNRRSGSVRRFNRFSPPDDDTVYSMELRELLSRRSVSNLLRSGFRESLDQLIQSYVERQSRAPIDWDLHRNLPTPTPASPVQDQDQQRDELNEDQHDAINRPSRVLPSPPVPPPQPLWHQDLHNTGWSRHSMHRSEIEWEMFNDLRSDMARLQQGMSHMQRMLEACMDMQLELQRSVRQEVSAALNRSPGEKGSSAETSEDGSKWGHVRKGTCCVCCDSHIDSLLYRCGHMCTCSKCANELVRGGGKCPLCRAPIVEVIRAYSIL comes from the exons ATGACGGACTTTGAGCCGCTGCAACAGAAGCCGGAATCGGCCGATGCCTGCGGTGATTTCGAGACTGGATATGAGGAATTCATGCGAGGGCACTTGGATGAATGTATGTCATTTGCTTCATGTAGCTCTCCGCGGAATCCTGATGATGAGGACGATGAGGGGGAGCAGCTTGTTCGGAGGAGACGGAGGTTGGATTTGGAGGGGGATGATTTGGCCGAGTCGTCTGCTGCTGCGCGGCGCCACCACTCGCGGATTTTGACCCGTTGGGCGGCGCGGCAGGCGCAGGAGATGATTACCACCATTGAGAGGAGGAATCGGGAGTCGGAGCTGATGGCGCTTGCGGGGTTGCATACGGTTTCGATGCTTGACTCCTCCTTCTTGAGGGAGTCGCAGTCCCCGACGTTGAGGCGGCAGGGGACTGTGGAGAGGCCGAGCACTCAGGCGTCTGCAATTTTGCAAATGTGGCGGGAGCTGGAGGATGAGCATTTGTTGAATAGAGCACGTGGGAGGGTGAGGGAAAGGTTGAGGCAGCAGAGGAATGTTGAGTCTAATACTAATGAGTTGACCACAAATAGATCTGATAGTCGGGGGAGTGAGAATCCTGGGAGTTTGGTGGATGCGAGTGAGAGTGAAAATGAGTATGGGACGTGGTCACATGATCAGATGGGTTCACCAAACGAACGAGGTGATAATAATGCATCTAGCAGGGAGCAATCTCCCGATCTTGGCGAAgttgagagggagagagtgaggCAGATTGTACGGGGATGGATGGAAACTGGCATTACTGATCATTCATCCAATGTTGCTCCAAGAAATAGTAGTCCTAGGGCAGAGTGGCTTGGTGAGACGGAGCGGGAAAGGGTGAGAATCGTCCGGGAGTGGGTGCAAATGGCTAGTCAGCAGAGAGGAGGTCGTGGAGGCCGACGGGAAGATCACGTCACCAATGGTGGTGCTCAAGTTGGTATAGTGCGTGATGAGTCAGCTGCTGACCAAGAAGAGAGCCAACCAGAGCACATTCGCCGGGATATGTTGAGGTTGCGTGGAAGACAAGCTATAATTGATTTGCTTGTGAGAATTGAGAGGGAAAGACAAAGGGAGCTCCAGTCTTTGGTGGAGCATCGAGCTGTCTCTGATTTTGCTCATCGCAACCGCATTCAG TCATTACTCAGAGGTAGATTCTTGCGAAATGAAAGGCCTATTGAAGAAGAAAGACCACCTTCTATAGCCGCGGGTGAATTAGTCCAATTGAGGCAGAGACACACTGTTTCTGGTTTAAG AAGCGATCATACCCAAACAATCGCTTCTCAGGATATTCAGCAGGAAAACCGTGAGCAATCCCAGCCTGGGAGCGAGGGAGGTGACAATCAGTTCCCTAATCAATTGGGGAACTTGGAAAATGACACAGCTGTCGGGCGACTTGATTGGCAAGAAACTGCTAATCAAGGTGGGAATTGGCAGGAACCAATTGCTGAAGATGAGAGACGTAACTGGGAGCAGACAACTTTTGATCAATTTAACGATTGGAGGGAAGGTAATGCTGAAGATATAGTTGGAAATTGGCAAGAAAGTTCTGTCAATAATTGGCCTCAGGGAACTGCGCGAAATGCTGATGAAGAAACAGGTCATCAACAAGAAGCTCAGGGTACATGGCGTGAGAATAGTTCTCGGGAAGCTGTTGAGAATTGGTCAGAAAGACCTTCAGGTCCTGTGAGAAATCGTCGTTCTGGCTCAGTTAGAAGATTCAATAGATTTAGTCCACCAGATGATGATACCGTGTACAGTATGGAACTCAGGGAACTTCTGAGCAG GAGAAGTGTTTCGAATCTTCTTCGTAGTGGATTCCGTGAAAGTCTGGACCAGCTGATACAATCATATGTTGAAAGGCAAAGTCGTGCTCCCATTGATTGGGATTTGCATAGAAACTTGCCAACACCAACTCCGGCTTCACCAGTGCAGGACCAGGACCAACAGAGGGATGAGCTGAATGAAGATCAGCATGATGCCATCAACAGACCTTCACGTGTTCTACCATCTCCACCAGTTCCCCCACCACAACCATTATGGCATCAGGACTTGCATAACACTGGCTGGTCTCGCCATAGCATGCATCGTTCAGAAATT GAATGGGAGATGTTTAATGATCTCAGATCAGACATGGCAAGACTCCAGCAAGGCATGAGCCACATGCAAAGGATGTTGGAGGCCTGCATGGATATGCAATTGGAGTTGCAACGTTCTGTCAGACAGGAAGTCTCGGCGGCTCTCAATCGTTCGCCTGGTGAAAAAG GGTCAAGTGCTGAGACATCAGAGGATGGTTCTAAATGGGGTCATGTAAGAAAAGGAACTTGTTGTGTTTGTTGTGATAGTCACATCGATTCTCTCTTGTATAG ATGCGGGCATATGTGTACATGTTCAAAATGTGCAAACGAATTGGTTCGTGGTGGAGGCAAGTGCCCACTTTGTCGAGCGCCTATAGTTGAGGTGATCCGTGCATACTCCATACtgtag
- the LOC133714384 gene encoding uncharacterized protein LOC133714384 isoform X1, with amino-acid sequence MTDFEPLQQKPESADACGDFETGYEEFMRGHLDECMSFASCSSPRNPDDEDDEGEQLVRRRRRLDLEGDDLAESSAAARRHHSRILTRWAARQAQEMITTIERRNRESELMALAGLHTVSMLDSSFLRESQSPTLRRQGTVERPSTQASAILQMWRELEDEHLLNRARGRVRERLRQQRNVESNTNELTTNRSDSRGSENPGSLVDASESENEYGTWSHDQMGSPNERGDNNASSREQSPDLGEVERERVRQIVRGWMETGITDHSSNVAPRNSSPRAEWLGETERERVRIVREWVQMASQQRGGRGGRREDHVTNGGAQVGIVRDESAADQEESQPEHIRRDMLRLRGRQAIIDLLVRIERERQRELQSLVEHRAVSDFAHRNRIQSLLRGRFLRNERPIEEERPPSIAAGELVQLRQRHTVSGLREGFRSRLETIVRGQVDGNNDSPTNSNVNDSRSDHTQTIASQDIQQENREQSQPGSEGGDNQFPNQLGNLENDTAVGRLDWQETANQGGNWQEPIAEDERRNWEQTTFDQFNDWREGNAEDIVGNWQESSVNNWPQGTARNADEETGHQQEAQGTWRENSSREAVENWSERPSGPVRNRRSGSVRRFNRFSPPDDDTVYSMELRELLSRRSVSNLLRSGFRESLDQLIQSYVERQSRAPIDWDLHRNLPTPTPASPVQDQDQQRDELNEDQHDAINRPSRVLPSPPVPPPQPLWHQDLHNTGWSRHSMHRSEIEWEMFNDLRSDMARLQQGMSHMQRMLEACMDMQLELQRSVRQEVSAALNRSPGEKGSSAETSEDGSKWGHVRKGTCCVCCDSHIDSLLYRCGHMCTCSKCANELVRGGGKCPLCRAPIVEVIRAYSIL; translated from the exons ATGACGGACTTTGAGCCGCTGCAACAGAAGCCGGAATCGGCCGATGCCTGCGGTGATTTCGAGACTGGATATGAGGAATTCATGCGAGGGCACTTGGATGAATGTATGTCATTTGCTTCATGTAGCTCTCCGCGGAATCCTGATGATGAGGACGATGAGGGGGAGCAGCTTGTTCGGAGGAGACGGAGGTTGGATTTGGAGGGGGATGATTTGGCCGAGTCGTCTGCTGCTGCGCGGCGCCACCACTCGCGGATTTTGACCCGTTGGGCGGCGCGGCAGGCGCAGGAGATGATTACCACCATTGAGAGGAGGAATCGGGAGTCGGAGCTGATGGCGCTTGCGGGGTTGCATACGGTTTCGATGCTTGACTCCTCCTTCTTGAGGGAGTCGCAGTCCCCGACGTTGAGGCGGCAGGGGACTGTGGAGAGGCCGAGCACTCAGGCGTCTGCAATTTTGCAAATGTGGCGGGAGCTGGAGGATGAGCATTTGTTGAATAGAGCACGTGGGAGGGTGAGGGAAAGGTTGAGGCAGCAGAGGAATGTTGAGTCTAATACTAATGAGTTGACCACAAATAGATCTGATAGTCGGGGGAGTGAGAATCCTGGGAGTTTGGTGGATGCGAGTGAGAGTGAAAATGAGTATGGGACGTGGTCACATGATCAGATGGGTTCACCAAACGAACGAGGTGATAATAATGCATCTAGCAGGGAGCAATCTCCCGATCTTGGCGAAgttgagagggagagagtgaggCAGATTGTACGGGGATGGATGGAAACTGGCATTACTGATCATTCATCCAATGTTGCTCCAAGAAATAGTAGTCCTAGGGCAGAGTGGCTTGGTGAGACGGAGCGGGAAAGGGTGAGAATCGTCCGGGAGTGGGTGCAAATGGCTAGTCAGCAGAGAGGAGGTCGTGGAGGCCGACGGGAAGATCACGTCACCAATGGTGGTGCTCAAGTTGGTATAGTGCGTGATGAGTCAGCTGCTGACCAAGAAGAGAGCCAACCAGAGCACATTCGCCGGGATATGTTGAGGTTGCGTGGAAGACAAGCTATAATTGATTTGCTTGTGAGAATTGAGAGGGAAAGACAAAGGGAGCTCCAGTCTTTGGTGGAGCATCGAGCTGTCTCTGATTTTGCTCATCGCAACCGCATTCAG TCATTACTCAGAGGTAGATTCTTGCGAAATGAAAGGCCTATTGAAGAAGAAAGACCACCTTCTATAGCCGCGGGTGAATTAGTCCAATTGAGGCAGAGACACACTGTTTCTGGTTTAAG GGAAGGGTTCCGCTCCAGATTAGAAACTATAGTTCGTGGTCAAGTTGACGGCAATAATGATTCTCCGACTAACAGTAATGTTAATGATTCTAGAAGCGATCATACCCAAACAATCGCTTCTCAGGATATTCAGCAGGAAAACCGTGAGCAATCCCAGCCTGGGAGCGAGGGAGGTGACAATCAGTTCCCTAATCAATTGGGGAACTTGGAAAATGACACAGCTGTCGGGCGACTTGATTGGCAAGAAACTGCTAATCAAGGTGGGAATTGGCAGGAACCAATTGCTGAAGATGAGAGACGTAACTGGGAGCAGACAACTTTTGATCAATTTAACGATTGGAGGGAAGGTAATGCTGAAGATATAGTTGGAAATTGGCAAGAAAGTTCTGTCAATAATTGGCCTCAGGGAACTGCGCGAAATGCTGATGAAGAAACAGGTCATCAACAAGAAGCTCAGGGTACATGGCGTGAGAATAGTTCTCGGGAAGCTGTTGAGAATTGGTCAGAAAGACCTTCAGGTCCTGTGAGAAATCGTCGTTCTGGCTCAGTTAGAAGATTCAATAGATTTAGTCCACCAGATGATGATACCGTGTACAGTATGGAACTCAGGGAACTTCTGAGCAG GAGAAGTGTTTCGAATCTTCTTCGTAGTGGATTCCGTGAAAGTCTGGACCAGCTGATACAATCATATGTTGAAAGGCAAAGTCGTGCTCCCATTGATTGGGATTTGCATAGAAACTTGCCAACACCAACTCCGGCTTCACCAGTGCAGGACCAGGACCAACAGAGGGATGAGCTGAATGAAGATCAGCATGATGCCATCAACAGACCTTCACGTGTTCTACCATCTCCACCAGTTCCCCCACCACAACCATTATGGCATCAGGACTTGCATAACACTGGCTGGTCTCGCCATAGCATGCATCGTTCAGAAATT GAATGGGAGATGTTTAATGATCTCAGATCAGACATGGCAAGACTCCAGCAAGGCATGAGCCACATGCAAAGGATGTTGGAGGCCTGCATGGATATGCAATTGGAGTTGCAACGTTCTGTCAGACAGGAAGTCTCGGCGGCTCTCAATCGTTCGCCTGGTGAAAAAG GGTCAAGTGCTGAGACATCAGAGGATGGTTCTAAATGGGGTCATGTAAGAAAAGGAACTTGTTGTGTTTGTTGTGATAGTCACATCGATTCTCTCTTGTATAG ATGCGGGCATATGTGTACATGTTCAAAATGTGCAAACGAATTGGTTCGTGGTGGAGGCAAGTGCCCACTTTGTCGAGCGCCTATAGTTGAGGTGATCCGTGCATACTCCATACtgtag
- the LOC133716361 gene encoding agamous-like MADS-box protein AGL80 produces the protein MAYITNNSARKTTFKKRKNSMMKKLRELSTLCGIEACAIVYSPFDFEPEVWPSSYAVENALSKLKDMPAIEKSRKMLNQESYLKGMISKAYAKLKRVRRENHEKELRVVMFQSLTKGIPQFQNLNLMDMDDLGRLINQKLNEIDNRKKSLSEEVTESQNQTIQLTPIVNMVNPNSHQI, from the coding sequence ATGGCCTATATCACCAACAATTCAGCCAGAAAAACCACAttcaagaaaaggaaaaacagtATGATGAAGAAGTTGAGAGAACTAAGTACTCTTTGTGGAATTGAAGCATGTGCAATAGTTTACAGCCCATTTGATTTTGAACCCGAGGTTTGGCCTTCTTCTTATGCGGTTGAAAATGCTCTTTCAAAGTTAAAGGATATGCCTGCGATAGAGAAGAGTAGGAAGATGCTGAACCAAGAAAGCTATCTGAAGGGGATGATCTCTAAAGCATACGCAAAGTTAAAGAGAGTGAGAAGGGAAAATCATGAGAAGGAATTGAGAGTTGTCATGTTCCAAAGTCTCACCAAAGGAATTCCTCAATTCCAGAATCTGAACCTGATGGATATGGATGATCTTGGGCGGCTTATCAACCAAAAATTGAATGAGATTGATAACAGAAAAAAGAGTCTCAGTGAGGAGGTGACCGAAAGTCAGAACCAGACTATCCAACTTACTCCAATAGTGAACATGGTGAATCCAAATTCTCACCAAATATGA